A genome region from Brienomyrus brachyistius isolate T26 chromosome 23, BBRACH_0.4, whole genome shotgun sequence includes the following:
- the LOC125719430 gene encoding uncharacterized protein LOC125719430 isoform X1: MEDHCGPGRAWRTAADLEELGGRLRTWMCMEDSCGPGRAWRTAADLHVHGGRLRTWTCMEDGCGPGRAWRTAADLEQHGGRLRTWNSMEDGCGPGRAWRTAADLKEQGGRLRTWTCMEDGCGPGRAWRTAAGLEEHGGRLRTLRCMEDGCGPGRARRTAADLEEHGGRLRTWTCMEDGCGPGRAWRTAADLEEHGGRLRTWTCMEVGCGPGKAWRSAADLDVHGGRLRTWTCMEDGYGPARAWRTAADLDVHGGRLRTWKSMEDGCGPGRAWRTAVDLDVHGGRLRTWTCMEDGCGPGRAWRTAADLDVHGGRLRTWTCMEDGCGPGRAWRTAADLDVHGGRLRTWTCMEDA; encoded by the exons ATGGAGGACCACTGCGGACCTGGACGTGCATGGAGGACGGCTGCGGACCTGGAAGAGCTTGGAGGACGGCTGCGGACCTGGATGTGCATGGAGGACAGTTGCGGACCTGGAAGAGCTTGGAGGACGGCTGCGGACCTGCACGTGCATGGAGGACGGCTGCGGACCTGGACGTGCATGGAGGACGGCTGCGGGCCTGGAAGAGCATGGAGGACGGCTGCGGACCTGGAACAGCATGGAGGACGGCTGCGGACCTGGAACAGCATGGAGGACGGCTGCGGACCTGGACGTGCATGGAGGACGGCTGCGGACCTGAAAGAGCAAGGAGGACGGCTGCGGACCTGGACGTGCATGGAGGACGGCTGCGGACCTGGACGTGCATGGAGGACGGCTGCGGGCCTGGAAGAGCATGGAGGACGGCTGCGGACCCTGAGGTGCATGGAGGACGGCTGCGGACCTGGAAGAGCAAGGAGGACGGCTGCGGACCTGGAAGAGCATGGAGGACGGCTGCGGACCTGGACGTGCATGGAGGACGGCTGCGGGC CTGGACGTGCATGGAGGACGGCTGCGGACCTGGAAGAGCATGGAGGACGGCTGCGGACCTGGACGTGCATGGAGGTCGGCTGCGGACCTGGAAAAGCATGGAGGTCGGCTGCGGACCTGGACGTGCATGGAGGACGGTTGCGGACCTGGACGTGCATGGAGGACGGCTACGGACCTGCACGTGCATGGAGGACGGCTGCGGACCTGGACGTGCATGGAGGACGGCTGCGGACCTGGAAGAGCATGGAGGACGGCTGTGGACCTGGACGTGCATGGAGGACGGCTGTGGACCTGGACGTGCATGGAGGACGGCTGCGGACCTGGACATGCATGGAGGACGGCTGCGGACCCGGAAGAGCATGGAGGACGGCTGCGGACCTGGACGTGCATGGAGGACGGCTGCGGACTTGGACGTGCATGGAAGACGGCTGCGGACCTGGACGTGCATGGAGGACGGCTGCGGACCTGGACGTGCATGGAGGACGGCTGCGGACCTGGACGTGCATGGAGGACGCCTAG
- the LOC125719430 gene encoding uncharacterized protein LOC125719430 isoform X2 has translation MEDHCGPGRAWRTAADLEELGGRLRTWMCMEDSCGPGRAWRTAADLHVHGGRLRTWTCMEDGCGPGRAWRTAADLEQHGGRLRTLRCMEDGCGPGRARRTAADLEEHGGRLRTWTCMEDGCGPGRAWRTAADLEEHGGRLRTWTCMEVGCGPGKAWRSAADLDVHGGRLRTWTCMEDGYGPARAWRTAADLDVHGGRLRTWKSMEDGCGPGRAWRTAVDLDVHGGRLRTWTCMEDGCGPGRAWRTAADLDVHGGRLRTWTCMEDGCGPGRAWRTAADLDVHGGRLRTWTCMEDA, from the exons ATGGAGGACCACTGCGGACCTGGACGTGCATGGAGGACGGCTGCGGACCTGGAAGAGCTTGGAGGACGGCTGCGGACCTGGATGTGCATGGAGGACAGTTGCGGACCTGGAAGAGCTTGGAGGACGGCTGCGGACCTGCACGTGCATGGAGGACGGCTGCGGACCTGGACGTGCATGGAGGACGGCTGCGGGCCTGGAAGAGCATGGAGGACGGCTGCGGACCTGGAACAGCATGGAGGACGGCTGCGGAC CCTGAGGTGCATGGAGGACGGCTGCGGACCTGGAAGAGCAAGGAGGACGGCTGCGGACCTGGAAGAGCATGGAGGACGGCTGCGGACCTGGACGTGCATGGAGGACGGCTGCGGGC CTGGACGTGCATGGAGGACGGCTGCGGACCTGGAAGAGCATGGAGGACGGCTGCGGACCTGGACGTGCATGGAGGTCGGCTGCGGACCTGGAAAAGCATGGAGGTCGGCTGCGGACCTGGACGTGCATGGAGGACGGTTGCGGACCTGGACGTGCATGGAGGACGGCTACGGACCTGCACGTGCATGGAGGACGGCTGCGGACCTGGACGTGCATGGAGGACGGCTGCGGACCTGGAAGAGCATGGAGGACGGCTGTGGACCTGGACGTGCATGGAGGACGGCTGTGGACCTGGACGTGCATGGAGGACGGCTGCGGACCTGGACATGCATGGAGGACGGCTGCGGACCCGGAAGAGCATGGAGGACGGCTGCGGACCTGGACGTGCATGGAGGACGGCTGCGGACTTGGACGTGCATGGAAGACGGCTGCGGACCTGGACGTGCATGGAGGACGGCTGCGGACCTGGACGTGCATGGAGGACGGCTGCGGACCTGGACGTGCATGGAGGACGCCTAG